From a single Streptomyces liliifuscus genomic region:
- a CDS encoding MarR family winged helix-turn-helix transcriptional regulator → MHEGGNGEGHRTKSGAPASGVDQGGVDQEFLALERELTVLLRRARASSGEMVREVHPDLESSAYGLLVRLEELGRQRATELAAYIGVGKATMSRQLRALEEMGVVAREPDPADGRAWLVHLTEEGRVRFRAVRDARRARYVRELASWDRKEVAELARLLHRLNRGVEG, encoded by the coding sequence GTGCACGAGGGCGGAAACGGCGAGGGGCACCGGACGAAATCCGGCGCCCCGGCGAGTGGTGTGGACCAGGGCGGGGTGGACCAGGAGTTCCTTGCCCTGGAACGTGAGCTGACCGTTCTGCTGCGGCGCGCCCGTGCCTCCTCCGGTGAGATGGTCCGGGAGGTCCATCCCGACCTGGAGTCCTCCGCGTACGGCCTTCTCGTGCGGCTGGAGGAACTCGGCCGGCAGCGGGCCACGGAGCTTGCCGCGTACATCGGGGTGGGCAAGGCCACGATGTCGCGGCAGCTGCGGGCGCTGGAGGAGATGGGCGTCGTCGCCCGGGAGCCGGATCCCGCGGACGGGCGGGCCTGGCTCGTTCATCTCACGGAGGAGGGGCGGGTGCGGTTTCGTGCCGTGCGGGATGCTCGGCGGGCGCGGTATGTGCGGGAGCTTGCCAGCTGGGACCGGAAGGAAGTGGCTGAGCTGGCGCGGTTGTTGCACCGGCTGAATCGTGGTGTGGAGGGCTGA
- a CDS encoding lysozyme, with translation MPVHRSRLLLAAFFSLASLLLALTLPFPAQAADVPPRGSAHMGMGVIPHDGQGGLPTPGDATQTEGVDVSSHQGNVAWSTLWTSGVKWAYVKATEGTYYTNPYFAQQYNGSYNVGMIRGAYHFATPDTTGGAAQANYFVDHGGGWSKDGRTLPGALDIEWNPYGAACFGKTQSAMVTWIRDFLNQYKARTGRDAVIYTATSWWTECTGNYAGFASANPLWIARYASAVGTLPAGWSYYTMWQYTSSGPTVGDHNKFNGALDRVVALANG, from the coding sequence ATGCCCGTGCACAGATCCCGATTACTGCTCGCAGCCTTCTTCTCCCTCGCCTCTCTCCTCCTCGCCCTCACCCTCCCGTTCCCGGCCCAGGCGGCCGACGTCCCGCCCCGGGGCTCCGCCCACATGGGCATGGGCGTCATCCCGCACGACGGCCAGGGAGGTCTGCCCACCCCCGGTGACGCCACGCAGACGGAGGGCGTGGACGTCAGCAGCCACCAGGGCAACGTCGCCTGGTCGACCCTGTGGACCAGCGGGGTCAAGTGGGCCTACGTCAAGGCCACCGAGGGGACGTACTACACGAACCCCTACTTCGCCCAGCAGTACAACGGCTCGTACAACGTCGGCATGATCCGTGGCGCATACCACTTCGCGACCCCCGACACGACGGGCGGAGCCGCCCAGGCCAACTACTTCGTCGACCACGGCGGCGGCTGGTCCAAGGACGGCAGGACCCTGCCGGGCGCCCTCGACATCGAGTGGAACCCGTACGGCGCGGCCTGCTTCGGCAAGACGCAGAGCGCGATGGTCACCTGGATCCGTGACTTCCTGAACCAGTACAAGGCCCGTACCGGCCGCGACGCCGTCATCTACACGGCCACCAGCTGGTGGACCGAGTGCACCGGAAACTACGCCGGCTTCGCCTCCGCCAACCCGCTCTGGATCGCGCGCTACGCCTCGGCGGTGGGCACGCTGCCGGCGGGCTGGAGCTACTACACGATGTGGCAGTACACCTCGTCAGGCCCGACGGTCGGCGACCACAACAAGTTCAACGGGGCCCTGGACAGGGTGGTGGCCCTGGCCAACGGCTGA
- the lon gene encoding endopeptidase La, which produces MTLTSEPLTLPVLPLDDEVVLPGMVVPLDLNDADVRAAVEAAQAAARSSGGSKPRVLLVPRIDGTYANTGVLGTVEQVGRLADGDPGALIRGRGRVRVGAGTTGPGAALWVEGVQVEETVPDPLPGAVTELVKEYKALATNWLKKRAAWQVVDRVQAIDDVSALADNSGYSPFLTTAQKVELLETADPVARLKLATEQLREHLAEQDVAESIAKDVQEGVDKQQREFLLRRQLEAVRKELRELNGEAEGEESDDYRTRVEAADLPEKVREAALKEVEKLERSSDQSPEGSWIRTWLDTVLELPWNERTEDEYDIQGAKTILDAEHAGLDDVKERITEYLAVRKRRNDRGLGVVGGRRGGAVLALVGPPGVGKTSLGESVAHAMGRKFVRVALGGVRDEAEIRGHRRTYVGALPGRVVRAIKEAGSMNPVVLLDEIDKVGSDFRGDPAAALLEVLDPAQNHTFRDHYLEVELDLSDVVFLATANVLEAIPEALLDRMELVRLDGYTEDEKVVIARDHLLPRQLERAGLEKAEVTLDESALRKLAGEYTREAGVRNLERSVARLLRKVAAQHELGERELPFTVGADDLRALIGRPHHVPESATDPAERRTAVPGVATGLAVTGAGGDVLFVEASLADPETGASGLTLTGQLGDVMKESAQIALSFLRSHGAELELPVGDLKDRGAHIHFPAGAVPKDGPSAGVTMTTALASLLSGRLVRTDVAMTGEVSLTGRVLPIGGVKQKLLAAHRAGVTTVIIPKRNEADLDDVPAEVLEKLDVHAVTDVRQVLELALAPATNGAATEVPVAA; this is translated from the coding sequence GTGGAGGCCGCACAGGCCGCCGCGCGCTCCAGTGGAGGAAGCAAGCCGAGGGTGCTGCTTGTTCCGCGGATCGACGGGACGTACGCGAACACGGGCGTGCTCGGCACGGTCGAGCAGGTCGGACGTCTCGCCGACGGCGACCCGGGCGCCCTGATCCGCGGGCGCGGCCGGGTGCGTGTGGGCGCCGGCACGACCGGCCCCGGAGCGGCTCTGTGGGTGGAGGGCGTCCAGGTCGAGGAGACCGTGCCCGATCCGCTGCCCGGCGCCGTGACCGAGCTGGTCAAGGAGTACAAGGCGCTGGCCACCAACTGGCTGAAGAAGCGCGCCGCCTGGCAGGTCGTGGACCGCGTCCAGGCCATTGACGACGTCTCCGCGCTCGCCGACAACTCCGGATACTCACCGTTCCTCACGACCGCCCAGAAGGTCGAGCTCCTGGAGACCGCCGACCCGGTGGCCCGGCTGAAGCTCGCCACCGAGCAGCTGCGCGAGCACCTCGCCGAGCAGGATGTCGCCGAGTCCATCGCCAAGGACGTGCAGGAAGGCGTGGACAAGCAGCAGCGGGAGTTCCTGCTGCGGCGCCAGCTGGAGGCCGTCCGCAAGGAGCTGCGCGAGCTGAACGGCGAGGCGGAGGGCGAGGAGTCCGACGACTACCGGACCCGCGTCGAGGCCGCCGACCTCCCCGAGAAGGTCCGTGAGGCCGCGCTCAAGGAGGTCGAGAAGCTGGAGCGCTCCAGCGACCAGTCGCCCGAGGGCTCCTGGATCCGCACCTGGCTCGACACCGTCCTGGAGCTCCCCTGGAACGAGCGCACCGAGGACGAGTACGACATCCAGGGCGCCAAGACGATCCTGGACGCCGAGCACGCCGGCCTCGACGACGTGAAGGAGCGGATCACCGAGTACCTGGCCGTGCGCAAGCGGCGCAACGACCGCGGTCTCGGTGTCGTGGGCGGCCGCCGCGGCGGTGCCGTGCTCGCGCTCGTCGGACCTCCCGGCGTCGGCAAGACCAGCCTCGGCGAGTCCGTCGCGCACGCCATGGGCCGCAAGTTCGTCCGGGTCGCCCTGGGCGGCGTACGGGACGAGGCGGAGATCCGCGGCCACCGGCGTACGTACGTCGGCGCGCTGCCCGGCCGGGTCGTGCGGGCCATCAAGGAGGCCGGGTCCATGAACCCGGTGGTTCTGCTGGACGAGATCGACAAGGTGGGCTCCGACTTCCGCGGCGACCCGGCCGCGGCCCTGCTCGAAGTCCTCGACCCGGCGCAGAACCACACCTTCCGGGACCACTACCTGGAGGTCGAACTCGACCTGAGCGACGTGGTGTTCCTCGCCACGGCCAACGTGCTCGAAGCCATCCCGGAGGCACTGCTCGACCGTATGGAGCTGGTGCGGCTGGACGGCTACACCGAGGACGAGAAGGTCGTCATCGCCCGGGACCACCTGCTGCCGCGACAGCTGGAGCGGGCCGGTCTGGAGAAGGCCGAGGTCACCCTGGACGAGAGCGCGCTGCGCAAGCTGGCCGGCGAGTACACACGGGAGGCGGGCGTCCGCAACCTGGAGCGGTCCGTCGCACGGCTGCTCCGCAAGGTCGCCGCGCAGCACGAACTCGGCGAGCGGGAACTGCCGTTCACGGTCGGCGCCGACGATCTGCGCGCGCTGATCGGCCGGCCCCACCACGTGCCCGAGTCGGCCACGGACCCGGCCGAGCGCCGCACCGCGGTGCCGGGCGTGGCGACGGGCCTCGCGGTCACGGGCGCGGGCGGTGACGTCCTCTTCGTGGAGGCGTCCCTTGCCGACCCGGAGACGGGAGCGTCGGGTCTGACCCTCACGGGACAGCTCGGTGACGTCATGAAGGAGTCGGCACAGATCGCGCTCTCCTTCCTGAGGAGTCACGGAGCCGAGCTCGAACTGCCGGTGGGCGACCTGAAGGACCGGGGTGCGCACATCCACTTCCCGGCCGGCGCGGTCCCCAAGGACGGCCCGAGCGCAGGCGTCACCATGACGACGGCTCTCGCCTCGCTCCTGTCCGGCCGCCTGGTCCGCACGGACGTGGCCATGACGGGCGAGGTCTCGCTCACCGGTCGGGTGCTCCCGATCGGCGGCGTGAAGCAGAAGCTGCTCGCCGCGCACCGGGCCGGGGTCACGACCGTGATCATCCCGAAGCGCAACGAGGCCGACCTGGACGACGTCCCGGCCGAGGTCCTGGAGAAGCTCGACGTCCACGCGGTCACGGACGTCCGCCAGGTCCTCGAACTGGCCCTCGCTCCGGCGACGAACGGCGCGGCGACGGAGGTTCCGGTGGCGGCGTGA